The Bacillota bacterium sequence CGACGAGAGCCAGCTGATCAAGGGTTTGCGGAGTTGCCTGGAGAATGCGGACCGGCTGGTTCAGGAGTCGGACCTCCTGTACGGGGCGGGGCACCTGGAGCGGTCCCTGGCGCTGGCGGTGCTGGCTCTGGAAGAACTGGGCAAGCTGATCTGCATCAACGGGCTGGCCTTCTCCCTGACCCACACCAACCAAGGCGAAGAGTCTTTCCACCACGTCCGCAAGACGCACCAGGCCAAGCTCTCGGCGCTCTACTCCTTCCCCCTGGTCATTTTTCAGTTTGCGGGGCTGAATGAACACGTCTTCGCGGACGAGATGCGCAACAAGAGCATACATAAAATCATTCAGGACTTTCATAGCCATATGGAACGACTTGAACCGTGGATCGGCGGCATCGACAACCTGGAAGGCTTGAACCGCTGGAAGCAACGGGCCCTTTACGTGGACTTCGACGATGAACAGGGTTTCACCGGCCCGTCCGGGTGCGACCCGGAACTGGTGACCGCGGTGCAGGGACTGGCCCGGCATATGGTCGACGGCCTGAAGAAAGTGCTTCTCGGCAACCTGGACCGTTACGCCGAAGCGATCCGGGCGATCCGCCGTACGGTGACCCCGGAGGAGTTCAGCGAGATTCAGCGGTGGATTACCGAAGAACTCAAGCAGATCAGGGGCTAGACGGACGGCGATTATGTCGGCGGCACTGCAAAACGCCGAAGCCCGGCGGCAATCAGCCCGGGACCGACGCCTACCTTCGAGGCGCCCGATCGGTCTCGATCAGCCGATCAGCCCGAGCACCTTGAAACCTGGCGCCGGTTGTGGTAAACTGAACTTCACCGGGGCGGCGTAGCCAAGTGGCTAAGGCGACGGTCTGCAAAACCGTTATTCGGCGGTTCAATTCCGCCCGCCGCCTCCAAAGAAGATAAGAACGGCAAGGATTTGCGGGTTCGCAGTCCTTGCCGTCTTGTTTTTTCAAGGTCGCTTTCGAGGACAAAGGCCATTAACCCGCGGTAAAACCCGCCGGCGGTTGAAGGGTTGACGACAACCGAAAAATTGATGGTTTCAACGATTTTTGGGTAAATCCCTATTGACAATCCGGTGCTGGCGGGGTAATCTGTTCATTGAAGATTATATATATCTAAGATTATTAACGTTACCGCAGATCATTGGTTTTGCCTAGTTTTTATTAAGGGGTGAGGCGGGGATGGACGCAAAAGAGGCGAAAACGCTCAACAAGCTCCGGCCCGGGGACGGCGGCAGGGTTGTCGGCGTGGTCGGTTCCGGCCTTCTCAAGCGGCGTATTCTGGAAATGGGCCTCGTGCCCGGTACCGAAATCAGGCTGAAAGGGATGGCCCCCCTGGGCGATCCGATTGAGGTGCTGGTGAAGGGTTACAGCCTGACCCTGCGCCGGCGGGAGGCCGAGGCGGTGACGGTGGAGGTGGATTAAGTGTTGAGTTCGGTACTGCCTCTGGGGTTCCTTGCACCGGGCCGGGAGGCCGTGGTGCGGGAGGTGAGCGGCGGGAAGGAACTCCGCCGGCGGTTGGGCGAACTGGGGTTCGTCAGGGGCAGCGTGGTAAGGGTGGTGCAAAGCCAGTCCTGCGGCCCGCTGATCATTTCCCTTGGTGACGGCCGGGTGGCACTGGGCCGGGGAGCTGCGCAGAAGATCATGGTGGAAGAACTGGATGGTCGAGAAATGGATGGTCGGTCGCCGGTCAAATAGCGAGTGATTTGAATTTTATTCATTGGGGGGGCGAAATGGTGCAGTCAAGCCAAGCGGCGGCGAAAGCACCGAAAGAGATTACCGTCGGTCTGGCCGGCAACCCGAATTCCGGCAAGACCTCGATGTTCAACAACCTGACCGGGGCGCGGCAGCACGTGGGGAACTGGCCGGGGGTCACGGTCGAGAAAAAGGAAGGCCGGCACATCCGGGACGATGTGGTCGTCCGGGTGGTCGACCTGCCGGGCACGTACAGCCTGGGGGCCTTCTCGGAGGACGAGGCGGTGGCCCGGAACTACATCCTCTCCGGAGAACCGGACCTGGTGATCAACATCGTCGACGCCTCCAACCTGGAGCGCAATCTGTACCTCACCACCCTGCTCATGGAGATGGGCGCCAATGTGGTTATTGCCCTGAACATGTTTGACGAGGCCGAAAAGAAGCAGATCAGGATTGATCTGGAGGCTTTTGCCGGAATCCTGGGCGTGCCCGTGGTGCCCACCGTGGCCGTGCGCAACAAGGGCACTTCCGAACTGGTGGCCGCGGCGGTCGGTGCGGCCGGGAAAGGACCGGGCCGGGCCTTCACGGTGAACTACGGCAAAGAGGCCGAGCCGGGCATTGCCAGGCTGGAGGCGGCCCTGGCCGGGGTGGAGACAATCCGGAACCTGCCCGGGCGCTGGGTGGCCGTCAAGCTGCTGGAAGGTGACGAGAGCATTTACGGCCGGGTGATGCAATCCCCGCGGGCCGGCGAGATCATTAAGCTGCGCGACGAGGTGGCCGCGCACATTGAGCGTGTAACCGGACTGGACCCGGAATCCCTGTTCGCCGACCGGCGCTACGGGTTCATCGGGGGGCTGATCAGGGAAACGGTGACCCGCAAGAGCACCGTCGAAGACCGCCTGTCCGTCTCCGACCGGATCGACCGCGTGGTGACCAACCGCCTTCTCGGCATACCAATTTTCTTCCTGTCCATGTATGCGGTGTTCCAATTCACCTTTGTTTTGGGCGACCCGCTGATCGGTTACGTGGAGGCGTTCTTCGGGTGGCTGGGCGCTAGTGCCGGAGCGCTCATCGCCAACGAACTGATCGCTTCTCTGGTGGCCGACGGCATCATCGGGGGCGTCGGCTCGGTGTTGGTCTTTATCCCGCCGATCTTCCTGATCTTCTTCGCCATTTCCCTGCTCGAGGACAGCGGTTACATGGCGCGCGCGGCCTACGTCATGGACCGCTTTATGCACCGGCTGGGGCTGCACGGCAAGTCCTTCATTCCGCTTTTGGTCGGTTTCGGCTGCAACGTGCCGGCGATTATGGCCTGCCGCACCCTGGAGAACCGGCGTGACCGGATGATCACCATCCTGATCACCCCGCTGATGTCCTGCGCGGCCCGGCTGCCGGTTTACGTGCTTTTTGTGGGCGTCTTCTTCGCCGCCTATCAGGGTCTGGTCATCTTTTCCCTGTATCTTCTCGGGATCGTCCTGGCGATTGTGATGGGTGTTTTGTTCAAGCGCTTCCTGTTCAAGGGCGAAGTGTCGCCCTTCGTGATGGAACTGCCCCCCTACCGGGTGCCCACCCTCAAAGGGGTGCTCATCCACATGTGGGAACGGGGCTGGGCCTTTATCAAGCGGGCGGGGACGGTCATCTTCTCGGTCGTCATCATTGTCTGGGTTCTGGCCAGTCTGCCCGCCGGCGCGGAGTTCGCCGGCCGGGAGAGCTATCTGGGCGCCATCGGCGGCTTCATGGCGCCGGTCTTTGCGCCGCTCGGATTCGGCACCTGGGAAGCGGCGGCCGCCCTCATCTTCGGCCTGCTGGCCAAGGAGGTCGTGGTCGGCACGCTCGGCGTGGTTTACGGCATCGGGGAGGAGGGGCTGGCCGCGGCGATTCAGACCTACTGGACGCCGCTCTCGGCCTACGCTTTCATGGTGATGTCCCTCATTTACATTCCCTGCGCGGCCACCATCGCCACCATCAAAAGAGAGACCAATTCGTGGCGCTGGACCGGTTTCGCGGTGGCTTACAGCCTGACCCTCGGCTGGGTAATGGCCTTTCTGGTTTACCAGGGCGGGCGGTTGCTCGGCCTCGGTTGATCCGGGCCGGCGCCGCGGGTTTTTTGTTTGAGGACGGAAAAAGTGTTAGGGGCCAGACCCCTTTTCTTGCCCCGGGCTGCGGCGGAAAAAGGGGCCAGGCCTCTTTTTGGGCATGTTTGAGGACGGGAGGCGGGTAGCGTGGAAACGGTGGTTATCGTCGGCATCGGCATCGCGGCGGTCGTGCTCATCGGTTTGCAGTTTCGGGGCAAGATGAACCCCAAAGACGGTTCGTCGTCCGGTTGCGGCTGCGGCTCGGGCTCGGGCTGCGGCGGGCGCACAGGCACCGAAAAGCATTGCTCGGACGACCGGAACCGGTCTTAAACCAGAGCAAAGAAAAGAGCAAGAAAAAGGGGGACAGTCCCCCTTTTTCTTGCTCAGTGCAGAAGGCTACATCGCTGTAGCCGTCAGGGCGAGGATCACATCTACTCGGCAAAAAAGGGGGACTGTCCCCCT is a genomic window containing:
- a CDS encoding AbiV family abortive infection protein, with amino-acid sequence MFSFDESQLIKGLRSCLENADRLVQESDLLYGAGHLERSLALAVLALEELGKLICINGLAFSLTHTNQGEESFHHVRKTHQAKLSALYSFPLVIFQFAGLNEHVFADEMRNKSIHKIIQDFHSHMERLEPWIGGIDNLEGLNRWKQRALYVDFDDEQGFTGPSGCDPELVTAVQGLARHMVDGLKKVLLGNLDRYAEAIRAIRRTVTPEEFSEIQRWITEELKQIRG
- a CDS encoding FeoA domain-containing protein; its protein translation is MDAKEAKTLNKLRPGDGGRVVGVVGSGLLKRRILEMGLVPGTEIRLKGMAPLGDPIEVLVKGYSLTLRRREAEAVTVEVD
- a CDS encoding FeoA family protein, whose amino-acid sequence is MSSVLPLGFLAPGREAVVREVSGGKELRRRLGELGFVRGSVVRVVQSQSCGPLIISLGDGRVALGRGAAQKIMVEELDGREMDGRSPVK
- the feoB gene encoding ferrous iron transport protein B; amino-acid sequence: MVQSSQAAAKAPKEITVGLAGNPNSGKTSMFNNLTGARQHVGNWPGVTVEKKEGRHIRDDVVVRVVDLPGTYSLGAFSEDEAVARNYILSGEPDLVINIVDASNLERNLYLTTLLMEMGANVVIALNMFDEAEKKQIRIDLEAFAGILGVPVVPTVAVRNKGTSELVAAAVGAAGKGPGRAFTVNYGKEAEPGIARLEAALAGVETIRNLPGRWVAVKLLEGDESIYGRVMQSPRAGEIIKLRDEVAAHIERVTGLDPESLFADRRYGFIGGLIRETVTRKSTVEDRLSVSDRIDRVVTNRLLGIPIFFLSMYAVFQFTFVLGDPLIGYVEAFFGWLGASAGALIANELIASLVADGIIGGVGSVLVFIPPIFLIFFAISLLEDSGYMARAAYVMDRFMHRLGLHGKSFIPLLVGFGCNVPAIMACRTLENRRDRMITILITPLMSCAARLPVYVLFVGVFFAAYQGLVIFSLYLLGIVLAIVMGVLFKRFLFKGEVSPFVMELPPYRVPTLKGVLIHMWERGWAFIKRAGTVIFSVVIIVWVLASLPAGAEFAGRESYLGAIGGFMAPVFAPLGFGTWEAAAALIFGLLAKEVVVGTLGVVYGIGEEGLAAAIQTYWTPLSAYAFMVMSLIYIPCAATIATIKRETNSWRWTGFAVAYSLTLGWVMAFLVYQGGRLLGLG